One genomic region from Mangifera indica cultivar Alphonso chromosome 17, CATAS_Mindica_2.1, whole genome shotgun sequence encodes:
- the LOC123200013 gene encoding uncharacterized protein LOC123200013, with amino-acid sequence MSWLFESLQYDVPDLPAHQHEDDSSTNRNGGVKDDLSLIGETISRQFRGVAAFLAPPPLTANERQSKLAPPPQWSDSPSSPSAVLLGIRNDLVEIGGSFKSGLSMLSSNKAVTRISKFVSNLLRFQNQDEYEDEFDGVPGITKDVLEFVQKISQRAGCWTEFPLSLDDDFEMSDAQRDHVSAVEHLVPSFRDLRIRLHHYLGDRQFWMIYFILLLPRVNDHDFELLQTPEIIETRNILLQKLQDNKTAQVDNSSAQASAQKEVSEIVSATQCLEINDVENTERWLDDTDIDGCVSVNNQQMVEHEEDVSFCDLEDDGNDLPSRLSASRPGQEVKTISPSGSTDWIKLNDSSENQSDLEKARQSTSQDKESEGESSDWLAVDEFD; translated from the exons ATGTCTTGGCTTTTCGAATCTCTTCAGTACGATGTTCCGGATTTGCCAGCGCACCAACACGAAGATGACAGCTCTACCAATAGAAACGGCGGCGTAAAAGATGACCTCTCACTCATTGGCGAAACAATCAGCCGTCAATTTCGTGGAGTTGCCGCTTTTCTGGCGCCACCGCCTTTAACTGCAAACGAACGGCAATCAAAACTGGCGCCTCCGCCGCAATGGTCTGATTCCCCGTCGTCTCCCTCCGCAGTTTTGCTGGGGATTCGCAATGATCTTGTGGAAATCGGTGGCAGCTTCAAGAGTGGACTCTCCATGCTCTCGAGTAACAAAGCGGTTACTAGAATCTCCAAATTCGTGTCCAATTTGTTGCGGTTTCAAAATCAAGATGAATATGAAGATGAGTTTGATGGAGTTCCCGGGATTACGAAGGATGTTCTTGAATTTGTTCAGAAAATTTCCCAGCGCGCGGGATGTTGGACTGAATTTCCGTTATCCTTAGATGAtg ATTTTGAAATGTCTGATGCTCAGAGAGATCATGTTTCTGCTGTTGAACATCTGGTTCCAAGTTTCAGAGATCTTAGAATTCGCCTTCACCATTACTTGGGAGATCGTCAATTTTggatgatatattttatattgttgcTTCCAAGAGTTAATGACCATGATTTTGAGCTTCTACAAACTCCAGAG ATTATCGAAACAAGAAATATACTTCTGCAGAAGCTACAAGACAATAAGACTGCTCAAGTAGATAACTCTAGTGCTCAAGCATCAGCACAAAAGGAGGTTTCTGAGATTGTAAGTGCAACACAATGTCTAGAAATCAATGATGTGGAGAATACTGAGAGATGGCTGGATGATACAGATATCGATGGTTGCGTTTCTGTAAATAACCAGCAGATGGTTGAACATGAAGAGGATGTCTCATTCTGTGATTTGGAAGATGATGGCAATGATCTTCCTTCTCGACTATCAGCTTCTAGGCCAGGACAAGAAGTTAAGACTATTTCACCGAGTGGATCTACAGATTGGATAAAACTAAATGATAGTTCTGAAAATCAGAGTGACCTAGAGAAGGCACGACAGTCTACTTCTCAAGATAAAGAATCGGAAGGTGAATCAAGCGATTGGCTTGCAGTTGATGAATTTGATTAG